A genomic stretch from Natronomonas gomsonensis includes:
- a CDS encoding aryl-sulfate sulfotransferase → MDLPRVDSLSRRVTLRVALAVLVFVLLLPAAYAAVNPQSLELGAGTVEEPAAETTYVSVQGFHFAGYGKPKKPARLVAADGNGSVAWRFDGEEVGARWFYDIDPTADGDLFVTSTYEGGTVVFEYDTATEAVEWRHDMPGRLDTHDATRLSEDRILVAHMRNTRNGVSDDRLYVENTTTGDAEWEWLFREHYPNGTDGGFDADWTHVNDVDVVGPDDGYVLASPRNFDQVILVDRSDSDIVMRLGRDNDHGTLFEQHNPDYLERDDGTPVILVSDSENDRIVEYERDCAGADPRLGADTPPESCEWELVWSVGGFNWPRDADRLPNGNTLVTDTLNHRVVEITPEGEVVWEFYAAWAPYDAERGEKGSNGPTMADHGTTGSYTVSGGGDGGPAARYHVADAIADFGSYTPVEGTFDGLATRYSHIEPWFRPVWMGSWAFLSAVLGVLLAVGWGLGEALSRRERLATAITSRRGD, encoded by the coding sequence ATGGACCTTCCGCGAGTCGACTCGTTGTCACGTCGCGTGACGCTGCGGGTCGCCCTCGCGGTTCTCGTCTTCGTCCTCCTTCTGCCGGCCGCCTACGCCGCAGTCAACCCCCAAAGCCTCGAACTCGGCGCTGGGACCGTCGAGGAGCCGGCCGCCGAGACCACCTACGTCAGCGTGCAGGGCTTTCACTTCGCGGGCTACGGGAAGCCCAAGAAACCGGCCCGCCTCGTCGCCGCCGACGGAAACGGCAGCGTCGCGTGGCGCTTCGATGGCGAGGAGGTCGGAGCGCGGTGGTTTTACGACATCGACCCGACGGCCGACGGCGACCTCTTCGTCACGTCCACCTACGAGGGCGGCACCGTCGTCTTCGAGTACGACACCGCAACCGAGGCCGTCGAGTGGCGCCACGACATGCCGGGGCGACTCGACACCCACGACGCGACGCGCCTGAGCGAAGACCGAATCCTCGTCGCCCACATGCGGAACACCCGAAACGGCGTGAGCGACGACCGTCTCTACGTCGAGAACACCACCACCGGCGACGCCGAGTGGGAGTGGCTGTTTCGCGAGCACTACCCCAACGGCACCGACGGCGGCTTCGACGCCGACTGGACCCACGTCAACGACGTCGACGTGGTCGGCCCCGACGACGGCTACGTGTTGGCCTCCCCGCGGAACTTCGACCAGGTGATTCTCGTCGACCGTTCGGACAGCGACATCGTGATGCGACTGGGACGGGACAACGACCACGGCACGCTGTTCGAACAGCACAACCCCGACTACCTCGAACGCGACGACGGCACGCCGGTCATCCTCGTCTCCGACAGCGAAAACGACCGCATCGTCGAGTACGAACGCGACTGCGCCGGCGCCGACCCTCGCCTCGGCGCCGACACGCCGCCGGAGTCCTGTGAGTGGGAACTCGTCTGGAGTGTCGGCGGGTTCAACTGGCCGCGGGACGCCGACCGCCTGCCGAACGGCAACACGCTCGTCACCGACACGCTGAACCATCGTGTCGTCGAGATAACGCCAGAGGGCGAGGTCGTCTGGGAGTTCTACGCGGCGTGGGCGCCGTACGACGCCGAACGCGGCGAGAAGGGAAGCAACGGCCCGACGATGGCCGACCACGGCACGACCGGCAGTTACACCGTCTCCGGTGGCGGCGACGGCGGCCCCGCAGCACGGTACCACGTCGCCGATGCCATCGCCGACTTCGGAAGCTACACGCCCGTCGAAGGCACCTTCGACGGACTGGCGACCCGATACTCGCACATCGAGCCGTGGTTCCGGCCCGTCTGGATGGGGTCGTGGGCGTTCCTCTCGGCGGTGCTCGGCGTGTTGCTCGCGGTCGGGTGGGGCCTCGGGGAAGCACTGTCCCGCCGGGAGCGACTCGCCACCGCAATCACGTCACGGCGAGGCGACTGA
- a CDS encoding glutaredoxin family protein, with translation MANITLYELPGCPYCAKVIDKLDELGLEYDSIEVPRAHGERTDVEEVSGQTGVPVIVDEEHGVDGMAESDDIVQYLEETYGA, from the coding sequence ATGGCGAACATTACGCTGTACGAACTGCCCGGTTGCCCGTACTGTGCGAAGGTCATCGACAAACTGGACGAACTCGGTCTGGAGTACGACAGCATCGAGGTGCCGCGCGCCCACGGGGAACGCACCGACGTCGAGGAAGTGAGCGGTCAGACCGGCGTCCCAGTCATCGTCGACGAGGAACACGGCGTCGACGGGATGGCCGAGTCCGACGACATCGTCCAATATCTCGAAGAAACCTACGGCGCCTGA
- a CDS encoding NCS2 family permease, translated as MAVTDTLAEYFEFEEHDTDVRTESVAGLTTFLAMAYIIVVNPSILAPAIVGGSPQEGEPTPTTEIAGATYDFFQVVEMLTVVTIIASVVAIVVMALYANRPFGLAPGLGLNAFFAFTVVLTLGVPWQVALAAVFVEGLIFIALTAVGAREYIIQLFPEPVKFAVGAGIGVFLLFLGLQEMQIVVTDPATLTTLGNVLESPVAALSLLGLAVTFVLYARGIKGSIVIGIIGTALAGYALTLAGVVDRGVLEPGTVSQVESEGIGSLLFGVQYDFTPLVYGFVDGLGLILEDPVVFALVVFTFFFVDFFDTAGTLIGVSQIAGFLDENGDLPEINKPLMADAIGTTFGAMIGTSTVTTFIESATGVEEGGRTGFTALVVGALFALSLLVVPLISAIPTYASYIALVVVGIIMLQGVADIDWQDPAWAISAGLTITVMPLTTSIANGLAAGIMSYPIVKAAVGEADDVSLGQWTLAVIFVVYFAVFFAASAGLLPSF; from the coding sequence ATGGCTGTTACTGATACGCTGGCGGAGTACTTCGAGTTCGAGGAACACGACACCGACGTACGAACCGAGAGCGTCGCCGGATTGACGACGTTCCTGGCGATGGCTTACATCATCGTCGTCAATCCGAGCATCCTCGCGCCGGCCATCGTCGGCGGGTCGCCACAGGAAGGCGAGCCGACGCCGACGACCGAAATCGCGGGGGCGACCTACGACTTCTTCCAGGTCGTCGAGATGCTCACCGTCGTCACCATCATCGCCTCAGTGGTCGCCATCGTCGTGATGGCGCTGTACGCGAACCGTCCGTTCGGTCTCGCGCCGGGACTGGGACTGAACGCCTTCTTCGCGTTCACCGTCGTGTTGACGCTGGGCGTCCCGTGGCAGGTGGCCCTCGCCGCGGTGTTCGTCGAGGGACTCATATTCATCGCGCTGACGGCCGTCGGGGCACGAGAGTATATCATCCAGTTGTTCCCCGAACCGGTGAAGTTCGCCGTCGGGGCTGGTATCGGCGTCTTCCTTTTGTTCCTCGGCCTTCAGGAGATGCAAATCGTCGTCACGGACCCCGCGACGCTCACCACGCTCGGGAACGTCCTCGAAAGCCCGGTCGCAGCACTGTCGTTGCTCGGACTCGCGGTCACCTTCGTTCTCTACGCCCGCGGCATCAAGGGCTCTATCGTCATCGGCATCATCGGGACGGCGCTGGCCGGCTACGCGCTGACGCTGGCCGGCGTCGTCGACCGTGGCGTCCTCGAACCCGGAACGGTTTCACAGGTCGAAAGCGAGGGTATCGGCTCGCTTCTGTTCGGCGTCCAGTACGACTTCACCCCGCTCGTCTACGGCTTCGTCGACGGACTGGGACTCATCCTTGAGGACCCCGTCGTGTTCGCGCTCGTCGTGTTCACGTTCTTCTTCGTCGACTTCTTCGATACCGCAGGCACGCTCATTGGCGTCTCTCAGATTGCCGGCTTCCTCGACGAGAACGGTGACCTCCCCGAAATCAACAAGCCGCTGATGGCCGACGCCATCGGGACGACGTTCGGTGCGATGATTGGCACCTCGACGGTGACGACGTTCATCGAATCCGCGACCGGCGTCGAAGAGGGCGGCCGAACCGGCTTCACCGCTCTCGTCGTCGGTGCGCTGTTCGCGCTGTCGCTGCTCGTCGTGCCGCTCATCTCGGCGATTCCGACGTACGCGAGTTACATCGCGCTGGTCGTCGTGGGCATCATCATGCTGCAAGGCGTCGCCGACATCGACTGGCAGGACCCCGCGTGGGCCATCTCCGCCGGTCTTACCATCACGGTCATGCCGCTTACGACCTCCATCGCCAACGGCCTCGCGGCCGGCATCATGAGTTACCCCATCGTCAAGGCCGCCGTCGGCGAGGCCGACGACGTCTCGCTCGGCCAGTGGACGCTGGCGGTCATCTTCGTCGTCTACTTCGCCGTCTTCTTCGCGGCGAGTGCCGGACTCCTCCCCTCCTTCTGA